Within the Staphylococcus warneri genome, the region TCTGATTGCAGGTGCGACTGGTTCAGGTAAATCAGTATGTATTAATAGTATTTTGATGTCTTTACTGTATAAAAATCATCCTGAAGAACTAAGGTTATTATTAATTGATCCAAAAATGGTGGAATTAGCACCGTATAACGATTTACCTCATCTCGTATCACCAGTTATTACAGATGTTAAAGCTGCCACTCAAAGTTTAAAATGGGCAGTTGAAGAAATGGAACGCAGATATAAATTATTTGCACAATATCATGTGAGAAATATTACTGCATTTAATAAAAAAGCATCATATGAACAAAGAATGCCTAAAATTGTTATAGTAATAGATGAATTAGCCGACTTAATGATGATGGCACCACAAGAAGTTGAACAATCTATAGCACGAATTGCTCAGAAAGCACGTGCATGTGGTATTCACATGTTAGTAGCTACTCAACGTCCATCAGTTAATGTCATTACAGGATTAATAAAAGCTAATATTCCAACTAGAATTGCATTTATGGTATCATCGAGTGTAGATTCTAGAACTATACTTGATAGCGGTGGTGCAGAACGTCTACTAGGATATGGTGATATGCTTTACCTAGGTGGCGGAATGAATAAACCAATCCGTGTTCAAGGTACATTTGTCTCAGATGAAGAAATAGACGATGTTGTAGATTTCATTAAACAACAACGTGAACCTGAGTATTTATTTGAAGAAAAGGAATTATTAAAGAAAACACAAACTCAAGCACAAGATGATTTATTTGATGATGTGTGTGAGTTCATGATTAATGAAGGACATATATCTACTTCATTAGTACAAAGACATTTCCAAATTGGGTATAATAGAGCAGCGAGAATCATAGATCAGTTAGAACAATTGGGATATATCTCTGGAGCTAACGGTTCTAAACCTAGAGATGTTTATATTACTGAGGCGGATTTAAATCAAGATTAAAATTTAGTAAGGAGTTTTATAATGACACACTATCATTTTGTCGGTATTAAGGGTTCCGGCATGAGTTCATTAGCACAAATTATGCATGATCTTGGATATGAGGTGCAAGGCTCAGATATAGAAACTTATGTATTCACTGAAGTTGCTCTAAGAAACAAAGGCATAACAATTTTACCGTTCGATGCGAATAATATAAAAGAAGACATGGTGATAATTCAAGGGAATGCCTTTCCTGATAGTCATGAAGAAATTGTTAAAGCACATCAACTTAAATTAGATGTGATTAGATATCATGATTTTCTTGGTCATGTAATTAATCAATACACGTCTGTTGCTGTTACAGGTGCACATGGTAAAACATCTACAACAGGCTTATTATCACATGTAATGAATGGCGACAAAAAGACATCATTTTTAATTGGTGATGGTACTGGAATGGGATTACCTGGTAGTGATTATTTTGCATTTGAAGCATGTGAGTATCGTAGACATTTCTTGAGCTATGACCCTGACTATGCAATTATGACAAATATTGATTTCGACCACCCAGATTATTTCAAAGATGTTGAAGACGTATTTGATGCTTTCCAAGAGATGGCGCATAATGTTAAAAAGCAATTATTGCTTGGGGTGACGATGAATACCTTAGAAAATTAGAAGCAGATGTACCCATTTATTATTATGGATTTAATGAAACTGATGATGTATACGCTAAAAATATTCAAATTACAGAACAAGGTTCTCAATTTGACGTTTACATCAATGGTGAATTCTATGGTCAATTCCTATCACCACAATATGGAGACCATAATATCTTAAATACACTAGCTGTTGTTACAATTAGTTATCTTGAGAAAATGAATATTGATAATATTAAAGAGGCATTAGAAACTTTTGGTGGTGTAAAACGTCGTTTTAATGAAACAAAAGTATCAAATCAAGTATTAGTAGACGATTATGCTCACCATCCAAGAGAAATTAATGCTACAATTGAAACAGCTCGAAAAAAATATCCACAAAAAGAAGTTATTGCAGTATTCCAACCACATACATTTTCAAGAACTCAAGCATTTTTAGAAGAATTTGCAACGAGTTTAAGTGCAGCAGACCATGTTTTCTTATGTGAAATTTTTGGTTCTATAAGAGAAAATACTGGTGAATTAACTATTCAAGATTTAATTAACCGTATTGATGGTTCAGCTTTAATTGATGAAAGTGGTATAGATGTATTAGAAAAATTTGATAATGCAGTTATTTTATTTATGGGTGCTGGTGACATCCAAAAAATGCAAAAAGCGTATTTAAATAAAATTGGTGTAAAAAAAGATTTCTAATATGTTTATAATGATTTCTCAAGGGTATTAAATATTAATGAATTTTATAATTAGGTATTTAGGAGGCGTTTTTAATGGATTGGATTTTACCAATTGCCGGAATTATCGCTGCGATAGCGTTCTTAATTTTATGTATCGGTATCGTTGTAGTGTTAATTTCTGTTAAGAAAAATTTAGATCACGTGGCTAAAACACTTGATGGTGTTGAAGGTCAAGTACAAGGTATTACAAGAGAATCTACGGACTTACTTCATAAAGTAAACCGTTTAACTGAAGACATTCAAGGTAAAGTTGATCGTTTGAATTCTGTAGTAGATGCTGTTAAAGGTATCGGTGACTCAGTTCAAACATTAAACGGTTCAGTTGACCGTGTAACTAACTCAATTACGCACAATGTTTCTCAAAACGAAGATAAAATTTCTCAAGTAGTACAATGGTCAAATGTTGCAATGGAAATTGCTGACAAATGGCAAAATAGACACTACCGTCGAGGAAGTGCAAATTACAAAGCAAACACAGTAGCAAATGATACAGATCATAGTTACACTACTCGTGTTGATAAATAATTAATAAGAATGAACTAAATGCACTTAAATGAGGTTGTTACTTGTTTAAGTGCATTTGTTATAGGGAGGAATAAATCATGGAACACTATAATCGTGATGATTTTGAAAGAAATAATACTGGAAATGATTTATACAGCCGTCATACTCGTATAAATAATCAATCACCACAACGTAAAGATTTCGTAGTTAGCTTTATTACAGGAGCAATTGTAGGGTCTGCTTTAGGTTTATACTATAAGATGAAAGTCTTTGAAAAAGCAGATCAAGCTATTGCAAAAGAAAAAGAATTACGTGAAAAAGCATTAAATTATAAATCACAAGCTGAACAACATATTGAAACGGTTAAAACACGAGTAGAAAACTTTAGAAATAAATCTAATAATGGTGTTTCTTCAGATGAATTATCAGCTCAAAAAGTAGCGATTCAAAGAGAAGTGAGTGATCATAATCTTGCAGACCAATCTCCTGAAGCGAGAGAAATCCAAGAAGCAAAATTAGAAGCTGACAATCATTCAAAAGTTGGTGCGAGTGCAACTGAATTAGCAGCACAACAAAATGCAATTAAATCTGAAACAAATCATGACCAATTAGCAGATCAATCACCACAAGCGCGTGAAATTCAAGATGCAAAAGTTGAAGCTATGCGTAATGATCAACAAACTGCAACACCTTCATCAAAGGAACTTGCAGCACAACAGAATGCGATTCAAGCAGAATCGAATCATGATACATTAGCAGATCAATCACCACAAGCAAGAGAAATCCAAGAAGCAAAAGCAGATGCAAAAAGTAAACAAGCAAATTCTAATATTGATAACAATAAGCATGTATCTGACAAAGAAATTGCTATGGCACAATCTGCTATTAAAGAAGAATCATCTTTATCAGATCCATCTCAAACTAAAGAACAATCAACACAAACATCTAATGCTGATAAATTAGCTAGTGCGGCTCATACAAAGAAACAAAAAATGAACAATGATTCACAAGTATTGGCAGACACTAATGCATTTACTAAAGAACAAGACGTAGCTAAAAACAACAAACAAACTACGCCAAGTTTAGTCGATCAAACAAATCAAAATAGTTCAAAAGCTAATGATGGCTCATTCGCTAATAGATTAGCAACAGCAGCCAAAGATAAACAAGCGAAGTTAACTAAAGGTTCTAAAGAATCACAATTAACAAACGCTTTATTAGCAGAGGCACCTATTGCCAAATCAAAAATGACTAAAGTGCCTAACTTAGTAACTAAATCTTCAACTAATGACACAAAAAATAGTAAATCAAGTCAAACAACTAATAAGCAATCTTCAAAAAAACAAAATAAAGCACAATTTGATAAAGGTGTCGTAACACGTCAAAATAACGCATCAACAAAATCTAATAACAAAAATAAGACACAAACGAAAACGTCAAAACAATCAACAAAAACACCAAGTCAAAATAAAAATCAAAAGCAACAAGGTAAACAACAACCAACACAACAAAAGGTAGAAAAAACGACTAGTAAAATTGAAAAACGTACGTTCAATGACTAATTAGTTTGTATTTAATATGAGTTAATATTATGATATAAATATAAGCACTCATTGATTAGTATTTGATTTTTAAAGTGAAATTAAATGTATCATTTTAGAGTGGAACCCATCATTTATTCATTAACAGGATAGATGACGTTCTGCTCTTTTTATTTTCGTAAAAAGAGTTGTCATAATACTTAAGAATATACGTATATTTTTAGAAAATTTAATCAATTCTAACAATTAGAGCTTGAACTATAAAATGTTAATTGTTAGAATGATTCGTAAATACATTTAATTTATCGCTTTAAAGTGATACATATAAATGTGCAACTATAAGATAGAGGTGAAGTAACTATGAGTAATAAATTAGAAACGTACAGACAAGAAATTGTTTCGCTTAACGATCAGATTTTAGAATTGCTATCCCGTCGAGGTGAATTAGCACAAAAAATTGGGGAAGAAAAAATCAAGCAGGGAACACGCGTATATGATCCACAACGTGAAAAAGA harbors:
- a CDS encoding DUF948 domain-containing protein gives rise to the protein MDWILPIAGIIAAIAFLILCIGIVVVLISVKKNLDHVAKTLDGVEGQVQGITRESTDLLHKVNRLTEDIQGKVDRLNSVVDAVKGIGDSVQTLNGSVDRVTNSITHNVSQNEDKISQVVQWSNVAMEIADKWQNRHYRRGSANYKANTVANDTDHSYTTRVDK